A part of Escherichia marmotae genomic DNA contains:
- the csdE gene encoding cysteine desulfurase sulfur acceptor subunit CsdE: protein MTNPQFAGHPFGTTVTAESLHNTFAPLTQWEDKYRQLIMLGKQLPALPDELKAQAKEIAGCENRVWLGYSVAENGKMHFFGDSEGRIVRGLLAVLLTAVEGKTAAELQAQSPLALFDELGLRAQLSASRSQGLNALSEAIIAAAKQA, encoded by the coding sequence ATGACGAACCCGCAATTCGCCGGACATCCGTTCGGCACAACCGTAACGGCAGAGTCGTTACACAACACTTTCGCGCCGCTGACGCAATGGGAAGATAAATATCGCCAGTTGATTATGCTGGGGAAACAGCTTCCTGCTTTGCCAGACGAGTTAAAAGCGCAGGCCAAAGAGATTGCCGGATGCGAAAACCGCGTCTGGTTGGGGTATAGCGTCGCTGAAAACGGCAAGATGCATTTCTTTGGTGATAGCGAAGGACGCATTGTGCGCGGTCTGCTGGCCGTGTTGTTGACCGCAGTGGAGGGGAAAACCGCTGCCGAGTTACAGGCACAGTCGCCGCTGGCATTGTTTGATGAGCTGGGATTGCGTGCGCAACTTAGCGCCTCACGCAGTCAAGGGCTGAATGCGTTAAGCGAGGCGATTATCGCGGCGGCGAAGCAAGCTTGA